One genomic window of Saccharomyces cerevisiae S288C chromosome XII, complete sequence includes the following:
- the ACO1 gene encoding aconitate hydratase ACO1 (Aconitase; required for the tricarboxylic acid (TCA) cycle and also independently required for mitochondrial genome maintenance; component of the mitochondrial nucleoid; mutation leads to glutamate auxotrophy; mutation in human homolog ACO2 is associated with dominant optic nerve atrophy; human homolog ACO2 can complement yeast null mutant), translating to MLSARSAIKRPIVRGLATVSNLTRDSKVNQNLLEDHSFINYKQNVETLDIVRKRLNRPFTYAEKILYGHLDDPHGQDIQRGVSYLKLRPDRVACQDATAQMAILQFMSAGLPQVAKPVTVHCDHLIQAQVGGEKDLKRAIDLNKEVYDFLASATAKYNMGFWKPGSGIIHQIVLENYAFPGALIIGTDSHTPNAGGLGQLAIGVGGADAVDVMAGRPWELKAPKILGVKLTGKMNGWTSPKDIILKLAGITTVKGGTGKIVEYFGDGVDTFSATGMGTICNMGAEIGATTSVFPFNKSMIEYLEATGRGKIADFAKLYHKDLLSADKDAEYDEVVEIDLNTLEPYINGPFTPDLATPVSKMKEVAVANNWPLDVRVGLIGSCTNSSYEDMSRSASIVKDAAAHGLKSKTIFTVTPGSEQIRATIERDGQLETFKEFGGIVLANACGPCIGQWDRRDIKKGDKNTIVSSYNRNFTSRNDGNPQTHAFVASPELVTAFAIAGDLRFNPLTDKLKDKDGNEFMLKPPHGDGLPQRGYDAGENTYQAPPADRSTVEVKVSPTSDRLQLLKPFKPWDGKDAKDMPILIKAVGKTTTDHISMAGPWLKYRGHLENISNNYMIGAINAENKKANCVKNVYTGEYKGVPDTARDYRDQGIKWVVIGDENFGEGSSREHAALEPRFLGGFAIITKSFARIHETNLKKQGLLPLNFKNPADYDKINPDDRIDILGLAELAPGKPVTMRVHPKNGKPWDAVLTHTFNDEQIEWFKYGSALNKIKADEKK from the coding sequence ATGCTGTCTGCACGTTCTGCCATCAAGAGACCCATTGTTCGTGGTCTTGCGACAGTCTCCAACTTGACTAGAGATTCAAAAGTCAACCAAAACTTATTAGAAGATCATTCTTTTATTAACTACAAGCAGAATGTGGAAACGCTGGATATCgtaagaaaaagattaaaCAGGCCATTTACCTACGCGGAAAAGATTTTGTACGGTCACTTGGATGACCCTCATGGTCAAGATATTCAGAGAGGTGTTTCATACCTAAAATTAAGACCAGATCGTGTTGCCTGTCAAGATGCTACTGCTCAAATGGCTATTTTACAATTTATGTCCGCTGGTTTACCACAGGTTGCTAAGCCAGTCACTGTCCACTGTGACCATTTGATTCAAGCACAAGTTGGTGGTGAAAAAGATTTGAAGAGAGCTATAGATCTAAACAAGGAAGTTTATGATTTCTTGGCCTCTGCCACTGCGAAATATAACATGGGTTTCTGGAAGCCAGGTTCCGGTATCATTCACCAAATTGTTCTGGAAAACTACGCTTTCCCAGGTGCTTTGATCATTGGTACTGACTCCCATACACCAAATGCTGGTGGTTTAGGTCAATTGGCTATTGGTGTTGGTGGTGCTGATGCCGTTGATGTTATGGCAGGTCGTCCATGGGAATTGAAGGCTCCAAAGATCTTAGGTGTTAAGTTGACTGGTAAGATGAACGGTTGGACTTCTCCAAAGGatattattttgaaattggcTGGTATCACAACTGTCAAAGGTGGTACTGgtaaaattgttgaataTTTCGGTGATGGTGTTGACACCTTCTCCGCTACTGGTATGGGTACCATTTGTAATATGGGTGCTGAAATCGGTGCTACCACATCTGTTTTCCCATTCAACAAATCTATGATTGAATATTTGGAAGCAACTGGTCGTGGTAAGATCGCTGACTTTGCTAAATTATACCACAAGGACCTATTATCTGCTGATAAGGATGCTGAATACGATGAGGTCGTCGAAATTGACTTGAACACTCTGGAACCATACATCAATGGGCCATTTACCCCCGATTTGGCTACTCCAGTTTCTAAGATGAAGGAAGTTGCTGTTGCTAATAACTGGCCATTGGATGTCAGAGTCGGTTTGATCGGTTCTTGTACCAATTCCTCTTATGAAGATATGTCTCGTTCAGCATCCATTGTCAAGGATGCTGCTGCTCATGGTTTGAAATCCAAGACCATTTTCACTGTTACTCCAGGTTCTGAACAAATCAGAGCCACTATTGAACGTGATGGCCAATTAGAAACCTTCAAAGAATTTGGTGGTATCGTTTTGGCAAACGCCTGTGGCCCATGTATTGGTCAATGGGATCGTAGAGATATCAAGAAAGGTGACAAGAATACTATCGTTTCCTCTTACAACAGAAATTTCACTTCTAGAAATGATGGTAACCCACAAACTCATGCTTTTGTTGCATCTCCAGAATTAGTAACTGCGTTCGCCATTGCGGGTGATTTGAGATTCAACCCTCTAACAGACAAATTAAAGGACAAGGATGGTAATGAGTTCATGTTGAAACCACCACATGGTGATGGTTTGCCTCAAAGAGGTTATGATGCTGGTGAGAACACTTACCAAGCTCCACCTGCAGACCGTAGCACCGTTGAAGTTAAAGTTTCTCCAACTTCAGACCGTCTACAACTGTTGAAACCATTCAAACCTTGGGATGGTAAGGATGCTAAAGACATGCCAATCTTGATTAAGGCCGTCGGTAAGACAACTACTGATCATATTTCTATGGCTGGTCCATGGTTGAAATACAGAGGTCATTTAGAAAACATTTCTAATAACTATATGATTGGTGCTATTAATGCTGAAAACAAGAAGGCTAACTGTGTTAAAAATGTATATACTGGTGAATACAAAGGTGTTCCAGACACTGCTAGAGATTACAGAGACCAAGGTATCAAGTGGGTTGTTATTGGTGATGAAAACTTTGGTGAAGGTTCCTCTCGTGAACACGCTGCTTTGGAACCAAGATTCTTGGGCGGTTTCGCTATCATCACAAAGTCTTTCGCTCGTATCCATGAAACTaacttgaaaaaacaaGGTCTATTGCCATTGAACTTCAAGAACCCAGCTGACTATGACAAGATCAACCCTGATGACAGAATCGATATTCTGGGTCTAGCTGAATTGGCTCCAGGTAAGCCTGTAACAATGAGAGTTCATCCAAAGAATGGTAAGCCATGGGATGCTGTGTTGACCCATACTTTCAACGATGAGCAAATTGAATGGTTCAAATATGGTTCTGCCTTAAATAAAATTAAGGCCgatgagaagaaataa
- a CDS encoding uncharacterized protein (hypothetical protein; conserved among S. cerevisiae strains) — protein MRWHCMDGGNRIVSMYLTTLYYTKEIVDEKTREQEKGKTSFLTDALLNLIYILFFSSSVFNWTRCHLFDTSVIMLHSFHEDGALTNLISHLPTTTVPQYRQLHVPFAILRSCDLKRKSKK, from the coding sequence ATGAGATGGCATTGTATGGATGGGGGTAATAGAATTGTATCTATGTATCTGACGACCCTGTATTACACGAAGGAAATAGTAGATGAAAAGACAAGAGagcaagaaaaaggaaaaacttCCTTTCTAACAGACGCTTTACTTAACCTTATATatatcttatttttttcatcgaGCGTGTTCAATTGGACAAGGTGCCACCTTTTCGACACTTCGGTTATTATGTTACACAGTTTTCATGAGGATGGCGCCTTGACTAACTTAATTAGTCATTTGCCAACCACCACAGTTCCCCAATATCGACAGCTTCACGTGCCATTTGCCATTTTGCGATCATGTGACCTCAAgagaaaaagcaaaaaataa
- the EXG1 gene encoding glucan 1,3-beta-glucosidase (Major exo-1,3-beta-glucanase of the cell wall; involved in cell wall beta-glucan assembly; exists as three differentially glycosylated isoenzymes; EXG1 has a paralog, SPR1, that arose from the whole genome duplication), with protein MLSLKTLLCTLLTVSSVLATPVPARDPSSIQFVHEENKKRYYDYDHGSLGEPIRGVNIGGWLLLEPYITPSLFEAFRTNDDNDEGIPVDEYHFCQYLGKDLAKSRLQSHWSTFYQEQDFANIASQGFNLVRIPIGYWAFQTLDDDPYVSGLQESYLDQAIGWARNNSLKVWVDLHGAAGSQNGFDNSGLRDSYKFLEDSNLAVTTNVLNYILKKYSAEEYLDTVIGIELINEPLGPVLDMDKMKNDYLAPAYEYLRNNIKSDQVIIIHDAFQPYNYWDDFMTENDGYWGVTIDHHHYQVFASDQLERSIDEHIKVACEWGTGVLNESHWTVCGEFAAALTDCTKWLNSVGFGARYDGSWVNGDQTSSYIGSCANNDDIAYWSDERKENTRRYVEAQLDAFEMRGGWIIWCYKTESSLEWDAQRLMFNGLFPQPLTDRKYPNQCGTISN; from the coding sequence ATGCTTTCGCTTAAAACGTTACTGTGTACGTTGTTGACTGTGTCATCAGTACTCGCTACCCCAGTCCCTGCAAGAGACCCTTCTTCCATTCAATTTGTTCATGAGgagaacaagaaaagatacTACGATTATGACCACGGTTCCCTCGGAGAACCAATCCGTGGTGTCAACATTGGTGGTTGGTTACTTCTTGAACCATACATTACTCCATCTTTGTTCGAGGCTTTCCGTACAAATGATGACAACGACGAAGGAATTCCTGTCGACGAATATCACTTCTGTCAATATTTAGGTAAGGATTTGGCTAAAAGCCGTTTACAGAGCCATTGGTCTACTTTCTACCAAGAACAAGATTTCGCTAATATTGCTTCCCAAGGTTTCAACCTTGTCAGAATTCCTATCGGTTACTGGGCTTTCCAAACTTTGGACGATGATCCTTATGTTAGCGGCCTACAGGAATCTTACCTAGACCAAGCCATCGGTTGGGCTAGAAACAACAGCTTGAAAGTTTGGGTTGATTTGCATGGTGCCGCTGGTTCGCAGAACGGGTTTGATAACTCTGGTTTGAGAGATTCATACAAGTTTTTGGAAGACAGCAATTTGGCCGTTACTACAAATGTCTTGAACTacatattgaaaaaatactcTGCGGAGGAATACTTGGACACTGTTATTGGTATCGAATTGATTAATGAGCCATTGGGTCCTGTTCTAGACATGGATAAAATGAAGAATGACTACTTGGCACCTGCTTACGAATACTTGAGAAACAACATCAAGAGTGACCAAGTTATCATCATCCATGACGCTTTCCAACCATACAATTATTGGGATGACTTCATGACTGAAAACGATGGCTACTGGGGTGTCACTATCGACCATCATCACTACCAAGTCTTTGCTTCTGATCAATTGGAAAGATCCATTGATGAACATATTAAAGTAGCTTGTGAATGGGGTACCGGAGTTTTGAATGAATCCCACTGGACTGTTTGTGGTGAGTTTGCTGCCGCTTTGACTGATTGTACAAAATGGTTGAATAGTGTTGGCTTCGGCGCTAGATACGACGGTTCTTGGGTCAATGGTGACCAAACATCTTCTTACATTGGCTCTTGTGCTAACAACGATGATATAGCTTACTGGTCTGACgaaagaaaggaaaacaCAAGACGTTATGTGGAGGCACAACTAGATGCCTTTGAAATGAGAGGGGGTTGGATTATCTGGTGTTACAAGACAGAATCTAGTTTGGAATGGGATGCTCAAAGATTGATGTTCAATGGTTTATTCCCTCAACCATTGACTGACAGAAAGTATCCAAACCAATGTGGCACAATTTCTAACTAA
- the MET17 gene encoding bifunctional cysteine synthase/O-acetylhomoserine aminocarboxypropyltransferase MET17 (O-acetyl homoserine-O-acetyl serine sulfhydrylase; involved in methionine and cysteine biosynthesis; long considered essential for inorganic sulfur assimilation, but inefficient homocysteine synthase Hsu1p enables met17 null cells to assimilate enough inorganic sulfur for survival and proliferation; growth failure of met17 null can be explained by toxic accumulation of H2S gas due to a metabolic bottleneck) → MPSHFDTVQLHAGQENPGDNAHRSRAVPIYATTSYVFENSKHGSQLFGLEVPGYVYSRFQNPTSNVLEERIAALEGGAAALAVSSGQAAQTLAIQGLAHTGDNIVSTSYLYGGTYNQFKISFKRFGIEARFVEGDNPEEFEKVFDERTKAVYLETIGNPKYNVPDFEKIVAIAHKHGIPVVVDNTFGAGGYFCQPIKYGADIVTHSATKWIGGHGTTIGGIIVDSGKFPWKDYPEKFPQFSQPAEGYHGTIYNEAYGNLAYIVHVRTELLRDLGPLMNPFASFLLLQGVETLSLRAERHGENALKLAKWLEQSPYVSWVSYPGLASHSHHENAKKYLSNGFGGVLSFGVKDLPNADKETDPFKLSGAQVVDNLKLASNLANVGDAKTLVIAPYFTTHKQLNDKEKLASGVTKDLIRVSVGIEFIDDIIADFQQSFETVFAGQKP, encoded by the coding sequence ATGCCATCTCATTTCGATACTGTTCAACTACACGCCGGCCAAGAGAACCCTGGTGACAATGCTCACAGATCCAGAGCTGTACCAATTTACGCCACCACTTCTTATGTTTTCGAAAACTCTAAGCATGGTTCGCAATTGTTTGGTCTAGAAGTTCCAGGTTACGTCTATTCCCGTTTCCAAAACCCAACCAGTAAtgttttggaagaaagaaTTGCTGCTTTAGAAGGTGGTGCTGCTGCTTTGGCTGTTTCCTCCGGTCAAGCCGCTCAAACCCTTGCCATCCAAGGTTTGGCACACACTGGTGACAACATCGTTTCCACTTCTTACTTATACGGTGGTACTTATAACCAGTTCAAAATCTCGTTCAAAAGATTTGGTATCGAGgctagatttgttgaaGGTGACAATCCAGAAGAATTCGAAAAGGTCTTTGATGAAAGAACCAAGGCTGTTTATTTGGAAACCATTGGTAATCCAAAGTACAATGTTCcggattttgaaaaaattgttgcAATTGCTCACAAACACGGTATTCCAGTTGTCGTTGACAACACATTTGGTGCCGGTGGTTACTTCTGTCAGCCAATTAAATACGGTGCTGATATTGTAACACATTCTGCTACCAAATGGATTGGTGGTCATGGTACTACTAtcggtggtattattgTTGACTCTGGTAAGTTCCCATGGAAGGACTACCCAGAAAAGTTCCCTCAATTCTCTCAACCTGCCGAAGGATATCACGGTACTATCTACAATGAAGCCTACGGTAACTTGGCATACATCGTTCATGTTAGAACTGAACTATTAAGAGATTTGGGTCCATTGATGAACCCATTTGCCTCTTTCTTGCTACTACAAGGTGTTGAAACATTATCTTTGAGAGCTGAAAGACACGGTGAAAATGCATTGAAGTTAGCCAAATGGTTAGAACAATCCCCATACGTATCTTGGGTTTCATACCCTGGTTTAGCATCTCATTCTCATCATGAAAATGCTAAGAAGTATCTATCTAACGGTTTCGGTGGTGTCTTATCTTTCGGTGTAAAAGACTTACCAAATGCCGACAAGGAAACTGACCCATTCAAACTTTCTGGTGCTCAAGTTGTTGACAATTTAAAGCTTGCCTCTAACTTGGCCAATGTTGGTGATGCCAAGACCTTAGTCATTGCTCCATACTTCACTACCCACAAACAATTAAAtgacaaagaaaagttgGCATCTGGTGTTACCAAGGACTTAATTCGTGTCTCTGTTGGTATCGAATTTATTGATGACATTATTGCAGACTTCCAGCAATCTTTTGAAACTGTTTTCGCTGGCCAAAAACCATGA
- the HRI1 gene encoding Hri1p (hypothetical protein that interacts with Sec72p and Hrr25p), which translates to MPALLKRLLFQVGPHPNERTFTLSSVSTDGHYISLRPFVKPSGDELSFPFEWAFAGTNETVKANDQGNGVVTQDFNFWLDTNVYLNVPNTHRGEVNTTWKNWDSGCVEETGAVYPFGADKESVSFRELWQPVDPSREDLVIVSPNNEKFSSNARSIVLKVTDEAYDGLVIVIGRWIQGFLSQKNNNTIEGLNFIRLLEKDSGKSEFLLSYGKEVNKIPQSYENLKKGSTVTSNGLNWEVIEYHA; encoded by the coding sequence ATGCCAGCATTATTAAAAAGATTATTGTTTCAAGTGGGTCCTCATCCAAACGAAAGAACATTCACCTTATCCTCTGTTTCAACTGATGGGCACTATATTTCCTTGAGACCATTTGTTAAGCCAAGCGGTGATGAGTTATCTTTTCCTTTCGAATGGGCCTTTGCCGGTACAAACGAAACAGTTAAAGCTAATGATCAAGGAAACGGTGTCGTTACTCAagatttcaatttctgGTTGGATACAAATGTGTACTTGAACGTTCCAAACACCCATCGTGGCGAAGTGAACACCACTTGGAAAAATTGGGATTCTGGTTGTGTCGAGGAAACAGGCGCTGTTTACCCATTCGGTGCCGACAAAGAAAGCGTCTCTTTCAGAGAATTGTGGCAACCAGTTGACCCATCAAGAGAAGATCTAGTCATCGTCTCACCAAACAATGAGAAGTTCTCGTCGAATGCTAGGTCAATTGTCCTCAAAGTTACTGACGAAGCTTATGATGGTTTGGTTATTGTTATTGGTAGATGGATTCAAGGGTTTTTGTCccaaaagaataataacaCTATTGAAGGCTTGAACTTCATCAGAttacttgaaaaagattCAGGTAAATCTGAGTTCTTATTAAGCTACGGTAAGGAAGTAAACAAAATTCCACAAAGCTAcgaaaatttgaagaaaggTTCCACTGTAACCAGCAATGGGTTGAACTGGGAAGTTATTGAATATCACGCTTAA